Genomic window (Arcobacter aquimarinus):
ACCTGCTAAATCAAATCTTGAATATAAATGCCAATGAACATCATTTTCCCAAGATTCTTTGATTATTTCAACTAAATTAAAAGGGATATTTAACTCATGAAACAAATCATTATCAATTACATATTGTCCAGCTTCAGCAAACATATCATAAAGTTCATTTGTGGCTTCATAATAAGCATTCGCTTCATCTTCACTTACTACAACTATTTCATCACTAACATAAGATGAATTGTCACTATCTGTATGCCAAACAAATCCTATAGATTCTAAATATGCATCATTTAATGGTTTTATTTTTTCTAATTTCATTTATTAGCTCCCAAAACTTGAAGATGTAGATTTTGATGTAGAAGAACTATTTCCTCCCATAAATCCACTTTTTTTAGTTGAGTTATTTGTTCCAGTTGTTGCTGGTGCTTTATTAAATGAGCTTTGAGATTTACTATATGTTTGAGGTGATTTATATTGTGCTTGTCTTTGATTTTGAAAATTTTGATTATTAAATAGTTTATTTCCAAGCCAAGAACCAATCATTGCACCTGCAATTGATGATAATAAAACTCCTCCAAGTCCCATTCCTCCACTTGACATTTCTGGATTTGTAAGAGCTGAAGTACCAGCATCAATCTTAGCTTCTTCTTCTTTTACTAGTTTATCTATCTCTTCTTGAGTTAAAATTCTTTCACTACCATCTGGTTTTCTTAAAACTATAGTTGTTTTTGAAGCAGGAAATTCATCTGCTATTGAGTATTTACCGTCTGCTGATTCTTCTATAATTACAAAAGCATCTTGTTTTTGACTTGCATTTGTAAAAGCATCACTTTGCCCTTGATTTTGGTTTTGATTGTTGTTTGAACTATCGCCACAACCTGTAAGTCCTACAACTAAAAGAGCACCAAGTCCTCCAACCATTGCATAATCTGATATTTTTTTTATGTGATTTCTCTTTTTCAAAATAAATAATCCTTTTATACTTCTATTTAATTTTTTATATGGTACTTAATTCTTTCTATAAATTAGATGAAAGAAAATGAATTAATATATCAATATATCTTGATGTATTAATTGTTATTATGCTACAATTTTCAAATCAAAAGAGATTGAGGTATATAATGGATATTTTTCTAAAAACAGTAAGTGCATTAAATGATGAAACAAGAGTAAAAATAATCAAATTTTTGAATATTTATGGGAAATGCTGTGTTTGTGATTTAGAAAATTCTTTTGATATGATTCAATCAAGACTTTCAAGACATCTAAAAATTTTAAAAGAAGCTGGATTTTTAAAAGTTGAAAGAACTGGAAGATGGGCTTATTATAGTATTAGAACACCTTTGGATGAATTTAGATTAAGTGCTATAAAAGAGATTATGACACTTGATATAGATTTACCTCAGTTAAAAAAATCTTGTGAGAGTTGAATTTTTTGGTTTTAAATATATCAATAAATCTTGATATGCTTATATAATAAAAGGAGTAAAATGTTAGTTGCTAGTTTAATTTTTTTAGTAACTTTGATTTTTGTAATTTGGCAACCAAAGGGCTTACAAATAGGAACAACTGCTGTAATTGGAGCAATTATTGCTTTACTTATTGGAGTTGTTAGTTTAAATGATGTTTTAGTTGTAAGTAATATAGTTTGGGATGCCACTTTAGCATTTATTGGAATTATAATTTTATCAATGGTTTTAGATGAAATTGGTTTTTTTGAGTGGTGTGCTTTAAAAATGGCAAAGTTTTCAAATGGAAATGGATTAAAAATGTTTATTTATTCTATTTTATTGGGGGCATTTGTTTCAGCTCTTTTTGCAAATGATGGAGCAGCGCTTATTTTAACACCTATTTTATTAGCAAAAATGAGAATTTTACAACTAAATTTAAAAACAATTGTAGCTTTTTTATTAGCTGGAGGATTTATAAGTGATAGTGCCTCACTTCCTTTTGTATTTTCAAACCTTACAAATATAGTAACTGCTAATTATTTTGATATTGGATTTGCTCAATATTTCTTTGATATGTTAGTTCCTTTTATTGTGAGTGCTATTGC
Coding sequences:
- a CDS encoding UPF0323 family lipoprotein; protein product: MKKRNHIKKISDYAMVGGLGALLVVGLTGCGDSSNNNQNQNQGQSDAFTNASQKQDAFVIIEESADGKYSIADEFPASKTTIVLRKPDGSERILTQEEIDKLVKEEEAKIDAGTSALTNPEMSSGGMGLGGVLLSSIAGAMIGSWLGNKLFNNQNFQNQRQAQYKSPQTYSKSQSSFNKAPATTGTNNSTKKSGFMGGNSSSTSKSTSSSFGS
- a CDS encoding ArsR/SmtB family transcription factor encodes the protein MDIFLKTVSALNDETRVKIIKFLNIYGKCCVCDLENSFDMIQSRLSRHLKILKEAGFLKVERTGRWAYYSIRTPLDEFRLSAIKEIMTLDIDLPQLKKSCES